From the Rhodothalassiaceae bacterium genome, one window contains:
- the sfsA gene encoding sugar fermentation stimulation protein has product MTKRDDPPGEDPLHRFDPPLVPGRLVRRYKRFLADVVLDDGAGAAVTAHCPNPGAMTGCAEPGMRVWLAPVKNPKAKLAWRWVLSETAEGVLVGVDTARANAFARALIARSAIPEFAGYAGVRTEVALGAGSRIDFLLEDPVGRLAPLMLEVKSVTLRRGAALAFPDAPTARGRRHLDELARLARTGEGRAAVLYLAQRADGDRFALACDIDPDYCRAARRAADAGVAFIARRLRLTPGAVHDDGPLPTRGDRAYVEA; this is encoded by the coding sequence GTGACCAAGCGCGACGACCCGCCCGGCGAAGACCCTCTCCACCGCTTCGACCCGCCGCTGGTGCCGGGGCGGCTCGTCAGGCGCTACAAGCGCTTCCTCGCCGATGTCGTCCTGGATGACGGTGCGGGCGCGGCGGTCACCGCCCACTGCCCCAATCCCGGGGCGATGACGGGCTGCGCGGAACCGGGCATGCGGGTGTGGCTCGCCCCCGTCAAGAATCCGAAGGCGAAGCTCGCGTGGCGCTGGGTGCTCTCCGAGACCGCGGAGGGCGTGCTCGTCGGGGTCGACACCGCCCGCGCCAACGCCTTCGCCCGGGCGCTGATCGCGCGTTCCGCCATCCCCGAGTTCGCCGGCTACGCCGGCGTCCGGACGGAAGTCGCCCTGGGCGCGGGCAGCCGCATCGACTTTCTGCTCGAGGATCCGGTCGGGCGCCTGGCGCCGCTGATGCTGGAGGTGAAATCGGTCACGCTGAGACGCGGCGCCGCCCTCGCCTTCCCGGATGCGCCCACCGCCCGCGGCCGCCGGCATCTGGACGAGCTCGCCCGCCTTGCGCGCACCGGCGAAGGGCGCGCGGCGGTGCTGTACCTCGCCCAGCGCGCCGACGGCGACCGCTTCGCGCTCGCCTGCGACATCGATCCGGACTACTGCCGGGCGGCGCGCAGGGCCGCGGATGCGGGGGTCGCCTTCATCGCCCGGCGTCTGAGGCTGACGCCCGGGGCCGTTCATGACGACGGCCCCCTTCCCACCCGCGGCGATCGCGCCTATGTTGAGGCCTGA
- the map gene encoding methionine aminopeptidase, translating into MRIDLSLRRRDQEGGVIGRHRGIKIHDAEAFEGMRRAGRLAAEVLDFITPHVVPGVTTEELDRLCHEYILDHGAIPAPLNYRGFPKSICTSVNHVVCHGIPGPKRLKEGDSVNIDVTVILDGWHGDTSRMFFVGRPSVKARRLSDVTYEAMMRGIAAVRPGARLGDIGHAIQSHVEAQGFSVVRDFCGHGIGRVFHDAPNVLHYGEPGTGPELLPGMFFTVEPMVNAGRPETKILDDGWTAVTRDRSLSMQFEHTVGVTEDGVEIFTLSPKGYTKPPYDGAGADG; encoded by the coding sequence ATGCGGATAGATCTTTCCCTTCGCAGGCGGGACCAGGAGGGCGGCGTGATCGGTCGCCACCGCGGCATCAAGATCCACGACGCCGAGGCCTTCGAGGGCATGCGGCGCGCCGGCCGGCTGGCGGCCGAGGTGCTGGACTTCATCACGCCGCACGTCGTGCCGGGCGTGACGACCGAGGAGCTCGACCGGCTCTGCCACGAATACATCCTGGACCACGGCGCGATCCCCGCGCCGCTCAACTACCGGGGCTTTCCGAAGTCGATCTGCACCTCGGTCAACCACGTCGTCTGCCACGGCATTCCCGGCCCGAAGCGCCTCAAGGAGGGAGATAGCGTCAACATCGACGTCACCGTCATTCTCGACGGCTGGCACGGCGACACGAGCCGGATGTTCTTCGTCGGCCGGCCGAGCGTGAAGGCGCGCCGGCTGTCCGACGTGACCTATGAGGCGATGATGCGCGGGATCGCGGCGGTGCGGCCGGGCGCGCGGCTCGGCGACATCGGCCACGCCATCCAGTCCCATGTGGAGGCGCAAGGCTTTTCGGTCGTGCGCGACTTCTGCGGCCACGGCATCGGCCGCGTGTTCCATGATGCCCCGAACGTGCTGCACTACGGCGAACCGGGCACCGGGCCGGAGCTGCTGCCCGGGATGTTCTTCACCGTCGAGCCGATGGTGAACGCCGGCCGGCCGGAGACCAAGATCCTGGACGACGGCTGGACGGCGGTGACCCGGGACCGGTCGCTTTCCATGCAGTTCGAGCACACGGTCGGGGTGACCGAGGACGGGGTGGAAATCTTCACCCTGTCACCGAAGGGCTACACCAAGCCGCCCTATGACGGTGCGGGCGCGGACGGCTGA
- a CDS encoding UPF0758 protein R01728: MAGETDRRGDDGGSRGARRLRDAGGVPFPAAEAERRTAGGGDAELVRGHRRRLRRRFLDTRGEGLADYELIELLLFGAIPRRDVKPLAKRLLRAFGSFEGVLSADAGELAVVDGMGEAAVVALKAVAVAARRLAREQVLNRPAISNWQALLDYCRIAMAHAPKEQFRILFLDRRNHLIADELQQEGTVDHTPVYPREVIRRALELHASAIILVHNHPSGDPTPSQADIDMTREIAEAARRLGIRLHDHVVISLSGHTSFKALGLL; this comes from the coding sequence ATGGCGGGCGAGACGGATCGGCGGGGTGACGACGGAGGCTCGCGGGGTGCGCGGCGGCTCCGTGATGCGGGCGGCGTCCCGTTTCCGGCGGCGGAGGCGGAGCGGCGCACGGCCGGCGGCGGCGATGCCGAGCTGGTGCGCGGTCACCGCCGGCGTCTGCGTCGCCGCTTTCTCGACACCCGCGGCGAGGGCCTTGCCGACTACGAGCTGATCGAGCTGCTGCTCTTCGGCGCCATCCCGCGCCGGGACGTCAAGCCGCTCGCCAAGCGGCTCCTGCGCGCATTCGGCTCGTTCGAAGGCGTGCTGAGCGCGGATGCGGGCGAGCTTGCGGTGGTGGACGGCATGGGCGAGGCCGCGGTCGTCGCGCTCAAGGCCGTGGCGGTGGCCGCCCGGCGGCTGGCGCGCGAGCAGGTGCTGAACCGGCCGGCGATCAGCAACTGGCAGGCGCTTCTCGACTACTGCCGGATCGCGATGGCCCATGCGCCGAAGGAGCAGTTCCGGATCCTCTTCCTCGACCGCCGCAACCATCTCATCGCCGATGAGCTCCAGCAGGAGGGCACCGTCGACCACACGCCCGTCTATCCGCGCGAGGTGATCCGCCGCGCGCTGGAGCTCCATGCCAGCGCCATCATCCTCGTCCACAACCACCCGAGCGGCGACCCGACCCCCTCCCAGGCCGACATCGACATGACGCGCGAGATCGCGGAAGCCGCGCGCCGTCTCGGCATCCGGCTGCACGATCATGTGGTGATCTCGCTGAGCGGCCACACGAGCTTCAAGGCGCTGGGGCTGCTTTAG
- the rpmG gene encoding 50S ribosomal protein L33, which produces MAKPNSIKIRLVSSAGTGYYYVTKKNPRKMTDKLVLRKYDPVVRKHVEFKEAKIK; this is translated from the coding sequence ATGGCGAAGCCGAACAGCATCAAGATCAGGCTGGTGAGCAGCGCTGGCACCGGCTACTACTACGTGACGAAGAAGAATCCCCGCAAGATGACGGACAAGCTCGTGCTGCGCAAATACGACCCCGTCGTGCGCAAGCATGTCGAGTTCAAGGAAGCCAAGATCAAGTAG
- the fabZ gene encoding 3-hydroxyacyl-[acyl-carrier-protein] dehydratase FabZ — translation MREGSPGELGVQDILERIPHRYPFLLIDRVRAVVPHESAVGIKNVTANEPFFPGHFPGHPVMPGVLIIEAMAQTCAVLVVESLGEEAKGRVVYFMSIDGARFRRPVTPGDVLELHVRRERARGNVWRFACEAQVEGRRVAEATIAAMLMDERAAV, via the coding sequence GTGCGCGAAGGCAGCCCGGGCGAACTCGGCGTCCAGGACATCCTCGAGCGGATTCCCCACCGCTATCCCTTCCTGCTGATCGACCGCGTGCGCGCCGTCGTGCCGCATGAAAGCGCCGTCGGCATCAAGAACGTCACGGCCAACGAGCCCTTCTTTCCGGGCCACTTTCCGGGTCATCCGGTGATGCCGGGCGTGCTGATCATCGAGGCCATGGCGCAGACCTGCGCGGTGCTCGTGGTCGAGAGCCTGGGCGAGGAGGCGAAGGGGCGCGTCGTCTACTTCATGTCCATCGACGGCGCCCGCTTCCGCCGGCCGGTCACCCCCGGCGACGTCCTCGAGCTGCATGTGCGGCGCGAGCGCGCGCGGGGCAACGTCTGGCGCTTCGCCTGCGAGGCGCAGGTCGAGGGCCGGCGCGTGGCCGAGGCCACCATAGCCGCCATGCTGATGGACGAGCGCGCCGCCGTCTGA
- the bamA gene encoding outer membrane protein assembly factor BamA codes for MKRRCGWWTGVLLLVAFALGPARLAPLPAAAQQADRITGIAVTGNQRIEPETVVSYMVVRPGDPFDPKRLDESLKRLIATGLFSDVYFTRTADGTLVVHVTENPIINRIIFEGNRRMKEDKLSEEVQLKPRIVFTRAKVRADVQRILDLYRRSGRFAAVVEPKIVQLPQNRVDLIFEISEGPKSKIREINFIGNRKFSDGDLRDELATKQARWWKIFTSNDTYDPDRQAFDREQLRRFYFNRGYADFRVVAAVSELTPDRRNFITTYVLEEGEIYHFGKIEIESEIKDIKPDVFKSFLHVREGEIYSLKKITDSVDALTNIAGVLGYAFVNIRPIPHRDREKRIIGITFKIFNAPRVYVERINIKGNLRTRDYVIRREFRLVEGDAFNLSKVERSKQRIQRLGFFREVEIEQLPGSREDRLVLEANVQEEATGSLSLGAAFSSFENFIFQFELAERNFLGKGQDVRINFAISSIQTNIVLSFTEPYLWGRNISAGFDLFRSNFQIARRSSFDTTTTGASLRAGLPLGERSALALRYSIRQDDVNLGLFSSRFLLDSQGSTLTSLVGYSLIYDSLNHPLRPTRGQRAIFSQDFAGVGGDKRFLRTTFEYDGFFPLFWGFIGHLGANGAYIDGLGQRVRVSDRFFLGGPEIRGFDIAGVGPRAARVEDDGSLTDLNTPLGGRAKYVGTAELIFPLGESARELGVQVSAFVDAGALWKADSSATFEDEVIVGNTAKPRVAAGIGVSWESPFGPFRIDLAFPLKKQPFDDRQKLQFNVGTSF; via the coding sequence ATGAAGCGTCGCTGCGGCTGGTGGACCGGCGTCCTGCTCCTTGTCGCTTTCGCCCTCGGCCCGGCGCGGCTTGCGCCCCTGCCGGCCGCCGCCCAGCAGGCCGACCGGATCACCGGCATCGCGGTCACGGGCAATCAGCGCATCGAGCCGGAGACCGTCGTGTCCTACATGGTGGTGCGCCCGGGCGATCCCTTCGATCCGAAGCGGCTTGACGAGAGCCTGAAGCGCCTGATCGCGACGGGGCTGTTCTCCGACGTCTATTTCACCCGCACCGCCGACGGCACGCTCGTCGTCCACGTGACGGAGAATCCGATCATCAACCGGATCATCTTCGAGGGCAACCGGCGGATGAAGGAGGACAAGCTGAGCGAGGAGGTTCAGCTCAAGCCCCGCATCGTCTTCACCCGCGCCAAGGTGCGCGCCGACGTCCAGCGCATCCTCGACCTCTACCGCCGCTCGGGCCGCTTCGCCGCCGTCGTCGAGCCGAAGATCGTGCAGCTGCCCCAGAACCGGGTGGACCTCATCTTCGAAATCTCGGAGGGGCCGAAGTCCAAGATCCGCGAGATCAACTTCATCGGCAACCGCAAATTCTCCGACGGCGATCTCAGAGACGAGCTTGCCACCAAACAGGCGCGGTGGTGGAAGATCTTCACCTCCAACGACACCTACGACCCCGACCGCCAGGCCTTCGACCGCGAGCAGCTGCGCCGCTTCTACTTCAACCGCGGCTATGCGGACTTCCGCGTGGTGGCGGCGGTCTCCGAGCTCACGCCCGACCGGCGCAACTTCATCACGACCTACGTGCTGGAGGAGGGCGAGATCTACCACTTCGGCAAGATCGAGATCGAAAGCGAGATCAAGGACATCAAGCCCGATGTCTTCAAGAGCTTCCTGCACGTGCGCGAGGGCGAGATCTACAGCCTGAAGAAGATCACCGATTCGGTGGATGCGCTGACCAACATCGCGGGTGTTCTGGGCTACGCCTTCGTCAACATCCGGCCCATCCCGCACCGCGACCGCGAGAAGCGGATCATCGGCATCACCTTCAAGATCTTCAACGCGCCGCGCGTCTATGTCGAGCGGATCAACATCAAGGGCAATCTGCGCACCCGCGACTACGTGATCCGGCGCGAATTCCGGCTGGTTGAGGGCGATGCGTTCAACCTCTCGAAGGTCGAGCGCTCGAAGCAGCGCATTCAGCGCCTCGGCTTCTTCCGCGAGGTCGAGATCGAGCAGCTTCCCGGCTCGCGCGAGGACCGGCTCGTGCTCGAGGCCAACGTCCAGGAGGAGGCGACCGGCTCGCTGTCGCTGGGGGCGGCCTTCTCGAGCTTCGAGAACTTCATCTTCCAGTTCGAGCTCGCCGAGCGGAACTTCCTCGGCAAGGGCCAGGACGTGCGGATCAATTTCGCGATCTCCTCGATCCAGACGAACATCGTTCTGAGCTTCACGGAGCCGTATCTGTGGGGCCGCAACATCTCGGCGGGCTTCGACCTGTTCCGGTCCAATTTCCAGATCGCGCGGCGGTCGAGCTTCGACACCACCACGACCGGCGCGAGCCTGCGCGCGGGCCTGCCGCTCGGCGAGCGCAGCGCGCTGGCCCTGCGCTACTCGATCCGTCAGGACGACGTGAATCTGGGGCTGTTCTCGTCCCGCTTCCTGCTGGACAGCCAGGGCAGCACGCTCACCTCGCTCGTCGGCTACAGCCTGATCTACGACAGCCTGAACCATCCGCTGCGGCCCACCCGCGGCCAGCGCGCGATCTTCTCGCAGGATTTCGCGGGTGTGGGCGGCGACAAGCGCTTCCTGCGCACCACCTTCGAATACGACGGCTTCTTCCCGCTGTTCTGGGGCTTCATCGGCCATCTCGGCGCGAACGGCGCCTACATCGACGGGCTCGGCCAGCGGGTGCGGGTGTCCGACCGCTTCTTCCTCGGCGGGCCGGAGATCCGGGGCTTCGACATCGCCGGCGTCGGCCCGAGGGCCGCGCGGGTGGAGGATGACGGCTCGCTGACCGATCTCAACACGCCGCTCGGCGGGCGCGCCAAATACGTCGGCACGGCGGAACTCATCTTCCCGCTCGGCGAATCCGCGCGCGAGCTCGGCGTGCAGGTGAGCGCCTTCGTCGACGCGGGGGCGCTCTGGAAGGCGGACTCGAGCGCGACCTTCGAGGACGAGGTGATCGTCGGCAACACGGCCAAGCCCCGGGTGGCCGCCGGCATCGGCGTGTCGTGGGAGTCGCCCTTCGGCCCGTTCCGCATCGATCTCGCGTTCCCCTTGAAGAAGCAGCCCTTCGACGATAGGCAGAAGCTCCAGTTCAACGTCGGAACAAGCTTCTGA
- a CDS encoding zinc metalloprotease → MELAAPGLLTTLISFAVAITILVFVHEMGHYWVARRFGVRVEVFSIGFGPEIFGWTDRHGTRWRVSLVPLGGYVRFFGDADAASGADHAALARMSPEERAAAFHTKPLWQRALIVAAGPIVNILFAVVIYAALFAGYGQAVRPPVVVEVQPGSPAEAAGIAPGDRIVALAGRHVDDAADLVRLVGLYPGRTVSVEIERGGQRIRREVTLARAVIEDRFGNRYETGRLGVMLPARPTEIRRLGPLEAVGAAASETVEMMRMMLTVVGQVIMGVRSLDDLGGPVKIAKVSGEQASLGLVSFIAFLALISVNLGLVNLFPIPMLDGGHLFFYAIEAVRGAPVPPRVQEWSSLVGLGLLLALVLLVTWNDLKTL, encoded by the coding sequence ATGGAGCTGGCCGCACCCGGCCTGCTGACGACGCTGATCAGCTTCGCCGTCGCGATCACGATTCTCGTCTTCGTGCACGAGATGGGGCACTACTGGGTCGCCCGCCGCTTCGGCGTGCGGGTGGAGGTGTTCTCCATCGGCTTCGGCCCGGAGATCTTCGGCTGGACCGACCGGCACGGCACCCGCTGGCGGGTGAGCCTCGTGCCGCTCGGGGGCTATGTGCGCTTCTTCGGCGATGCCGATGCGGCATCGGGCGCGGACCACGCGGCGCTCGCGCGCATGAGCCCCGAGGAGCGCGCCGCCGCCTTTCACACGAAGCCGCTCTGGCAGCGCGCGCTGATCGTCGCGGCCGGGCCGATCGTCAACATCCTCTTCGCGGTGGTGATCTATGCGGCGCTGTTCGCCGGCTACGGCCAGGCGGTGCGCCCGCCGGTGGTGGTCGAGGTCCAGCCGGGAAGCCCCGCCGAGGCGGCGGGCATCGCGCCGGGCGACCGCATCGTCGCGCTGGCCGGTCGCCATGTCGATGACGCCGCGGATCTCGTGCGCCTCGTCGGGCTCTATCCGGGCCGGACGGTCAGCGTCGAGATCGAGCGCGGCGGCCAACGCATCCGGCGGGAGGTGACGCTCGCGCGCGCCGTGATCGAGGACCGGTTCGGAAACCGCTACGAGACGGGCCGGCTGGGCGTGATGCTGCCTGCGCGGCCGACGGAAATCCGCCGGCTCGGCCCGCTCGAGGCCGTGGGGGCGGCCGCATCCGAGACGGTCGAGATGATGCGCATGATGCTCACCGTCGTCGGCCAGGTGATCATGGGCGTGCGCAGCCTCGACGATCTCGGCGGGCCCGTGAAGATCGCGAAGGTGTCGGGCGAGCAGGCGAGTCTGGGGCTCGTCTCCTTCATCGCCTTTCTCGCTCTGATTTCGGTCAATCTCGGGCTCGTCAACCTGTTTCCGATCCCGATGCTCGACGGCGGCCATCTTTTCTTCTATGCGATCGAGGCGGTGCGCGGCGCGCCCGTGCCGCCGCGGGTGCAGGAATGGAGTTCGCTCGTCGGTCTGGGTCTGCTGCTCGCGCTCGTGCTGCTCGTGACCTGGAACGATCTGAAGACGTTGTGA
- the dxr gene encoding 1-deoxy-D-xylulose 5-phosphate reductoisomerase has product MRDPLSEEAPKRVTILGSTGSVGTSTLKLIASAPGRFAVEALTANRNLDLLAEQVARFRPRFVAVADAALEAAARARIADIDPAIEVAAGPEAVVEAARREADFVMGAIVGAAGLRPTLAAIERGAVIGLANKETLVCAGGIMMEAVRRHGATLLPVDSEHNAIFQVFDFARPERVRRIILTASGGPFRTRARDSLKDITPEEAVRHPNWSMGAKISIDSATMMNKGLERIEAVHLFPVGRDQIEIVVHPQSVIHSMVEYCDGSVLAQLGTPDMCTPIAYALAWPDRIPAPVERLDFARLGRLDFEAPDEERFPALRLAREALEAGESAPIVLNAANEVAVAAFLARRIGFLEITEVVERALQAFSHGPVRSLEDVVAVDEEARRLAAGSLQAAA; this is encoded by the coding sequence ATGCGGGATCCGCTGAGCGAGGAGGCGCCGAAACGGGTGACCATTCTGGGCTCGACGGGAAGCGTCGGCACCAGCACCCTGAAGCTGATCGCCTCGGCGCCCGGGCGCTTCGCGGTCGAGGCACTGACCGCCAACCGCAATCTCGATCTGCTCGCCGAACAGGTGGCGCGGTTCCGGCCGCGCTTCGTGGCGGTGGCCGATGCGGCGCTCGAAGCCGCCGCGCGTGCGCGCATCGCCGACATCGACCCCGCAATCGAGGTCGCCGCCGGCCCCGAGGCGGTGGTGGAGGCCGCCCGGCGCGAGGCCGACTTCGTGATGGGCGCGATCGTCGGCGCGGCGGGTCTGAGGCCCACGCTCGCCGCGATCGAACGCGGCGCGGTGATCGGCCTCGCCAACAAGGAGACGCTTGTGTGCGCCGGCGGCATCATGATGGAGGCCGTGCGCCGCCACGGCGCGACGCTGCTGCCGGTCGACAGCGAGCACAACGCCATCTTCCAGGTCTTCGACTTCGCCCGCCCCGAGCGCGTGCGCCGGATCATCCTGACCGCATCGGGCGGCCCCTTCCGCACCCGTGCGCGCGATTCCCTCAAGGACATCACGCCCGAGGAGGCGGTGCGCCACCCGAACTGGTCGATGGGCGCCAAGATCTCGATCGATTCGGCGACGATGATGAACAAGGGCCTGGAGCGGATCGAGGCCGTCCACCTCTTTCCCGTCGGGCGCGACCAGATCGAGATCGTCGTTCACCCCCAGTCCGTCATCCACTCCATGGTCGAGTACTGCGACGGCTCGGTGCTCGCCCAGCTCGGCACCCCCGACATGTGCACGCCGATCGCCTATGCGCTCGCCTGGCCGGACCGCATCCCGGCACCCGTCGAGCGCCTTGATTTCGCCCGATTGGGACGGCTCGATTTCGAGGCGCCCGACGAGGAGCGGTTTCCGGCGCTGCGACTCGCGCGCGAGGCGCTGGAGGCGGGTGAGAGCGCGCCGATCGTGCTGAATGCGGCCAACGAGGTGGCGGTGGCGGCCTTTCTCGCGCGCCGGATCGGCTTCCTCGAGATCACCGAGGTGGTGGAACGGGCGCTTCAGGCCTTCTCCCACGGCCCCGTGCGCAGCCTCGAGGACGTAGTGGCGGTGGACGAGGAGGCCCGCAGGCTTGCGGCCGGCAGTCTGCAGGCGGCCGCGTGA
- a CDS encoding phosphatidate cytidylyltransferase, which translates to MESTGRFAELGQRVVSALVLLPPVLAAVWFGGVWFLLLVAAAAALAGWELGGLLRLAPAPRVVMAAFYGLMAPVIWHLGVLRDWQAVVLLAAAPALVVGMAARLLGALRLAWGAAGFAWIWLGLASALWLRAQEEGLQLILWLLATVWVTDIAGYFVGRLLGGPKLAPRISPGKTWSGLIGAVLLAALAGWLAAASLFEAAGPRHAVAAAVLAVVAQAGDLLESAIKRHFAVKDAGRLIPGHGGLLDRIDGLLLAAPALALGLTFVA; encoded by the coding sequence ATGGAATCGACCGGCCGATTCGCCGAGCTCGGGCAGCGGGTCGTCTCGGCGCTCGTGCTGCTGCCGCCGGTGCTGGCAGCGGTGTGGTTCGGCGGCGTCTGGTTCCTGCTGCTCGTCGCCGCGGCGGCCGCGCTGGCGGGATGGGAGCTCGGCGGGCTGCTGCGCCTTGCGCCGGCGCCGCGCGTCGTGATGGCGGCCTTCTACGGCCTGATGGCGCCCGTCATCTGGCATCTCGGCGTCCTGCGCGACTGGCAGGCGGTCGTGCTGCTCGCGGCCGCGCCGGCGCTCGTCGTCGGGATGGCCGCGCGGCTGCTCGGCGCGCTGCGTCTGGCCTGGGGTGCCGCCGGCTTCGCCTGGATCTGGCTGGGGCTTGCGAGTGCGCTGTGGCTGCGGGCGCAGGAGGAGGGGCTTCAGCTCATCCTCTGGCTGCTCGCCACCGTCTGGGTAACCGACATTGCCGGCTATTTCGTCGGGCGCCTTCTGGGCGGCCCGAAGCTCGCCCCGCGCATCAGCCCGGGCAAGACCTGGTCGGGCCTGATCGGCGCGGTGCTGCTGGCCGCGCTCGCCGGCTGGCTGGCCGCGGCCTCCCTGTTCGAGGCGGCGGGCCCGCGCCATGCGGTCGCCGCGGCCGTGCTGGCGGTGGTGGCGCAGGCGGGCGACCTGCTGGAGAGCGCGATCAAGCGCCATTTCGCGGTCAAGGACGCGGGTCGGCTGATCCCGGGTCATGGCGGCCTGCTGGATCGCATCGACGGCCTGCTGCTGGCCGCGCCGGCGCTCGCGCTGGGCTTGACCTTCGTGGCCTGA
- the lpxD gene encoding isoprenyl transferase, with protein sequence MPGAETSASADAVAHAGGSGAIPRHVAIIMDGNGRWAARRGLPRAAGHRAGAEAVREAVKAAADLGVEALTLYAFSSENWKRPADEVRDLMGLLRIYLRREMRALHEENVRIRFIGEHEGLAEDIRALMAEARTLTAANTGLNLVLAINYGARREIVLAARRLAAAVARGEIAPEDIDETRFAAALFLPDLPDPDLVIRTSGEQRLSNFLLWQAAYAELLFLDILWPDFTQATFREAVAEYARRERRFGGR encoded by the coding sequence ATGCCCGGCGCGGAGACGAGTGCGAGTGCGGATGCGGTTGCGCATGCGGGCGGCTCGGGAGCCATTCCGCGTCATGTCGCGATCATCATGGACGGCAACGGCCGCTGGGCGGCGCGGCGCGGCCTGCCGCGCGCGGCCGGCCATCGCGCCGGTGCGGAGGCGGTGCGCGAGGCGGTGAAGGCGGCCGCCGATCTCGGTGTCGAGGCGCTCACCCTTTATGCCTTTTCCTCCGAGAACTGGAAGCGGCCCGCGGACGAGGTCCGCGATCTCATGGGGCTGCTGCGCATCTATCTGCGCCGCGAGATGCGGGCGCTTCACGAGGAGAACGTGCGCATCCGCTTCATCGGCGAGCACGAGGGGCTGGCGGAAGACATCCGTGCACTGATGGCCGAGGCGCGCACGCTTACGGCCGCCAACACCGGGCTCAATCTGGTGCTCGCCATCAACTACGGCGCCCGGCGCGAGATCGTGCTGGCGGCCCGCCGTCTTGCCGCGGCGGTCGCGCGCGGCGAGATCGCGCCGGAGGACATCGACGAGACGCGGTTCGCGGCGGCGCTCTTCCTGCCGGACCTGCCGGACCCGGATCTCGTGATCCGCACCTCGGGCGAGCAGCGGCTCTCCAACTTCCTGCTGTGGCAGGCGGCCTATGCGGAGCTGCTGTTTCTCGACATCCTGTGGCCCGATTTCACGCAAGCCACCTTCCGGGAGGCGGTGGCGGAATACGCGCGGCGCGAGCGGCGGTTCGGCGGTCGCTGA
- the frr gene encoding ribosome-recycling factor, which translates to MSGFDRKDVERRMKGALETLKHEFAGLRTGRASPALLEPVVVEVYGTQMPLNQLATIGVPEPRMLSVQVWDRSNVGAVDKAIRNAGLGLNPIVEGNLLRIPIPPLSEERRREMAKIAAKYAETARVAVRNVRRDAIEHIRRMEREEHMSEDEARRLMDEVQKMTDHWIAEIDAALKAKEEEIMQV; encoded by the coding sequence ATGAGCGGCTTCGATCGCAAGGATGTCGAGCGCCGGATGAAGGGTGCGCTCGAGACCCTGAAGCACGAGTTCGCCGGCCTGCGCACCGGGCGTGCCAGCCCGGCGCTGCTGGAGCCCGTGGTGGTGGAGGTCTACGGCACCCAGATGCCGCTGAACCAGCTCGCGACGATCGGCGTGCCCGAGCCGCGCATGCTCTCGGTGCAGGTGTGGGACAGGAGCAATGTCGGGGCCGTCGACAAGGCCATCCGCAACGCCGGGCTCGGCCTCAATCCCATCGTCGAGGGCAATCTCCTGCGCATTCCGATCCCGCCGCTGAGCGAGGAACGCCGTCGCGAAATGGCCAAGATCGCGGCCAAGTATGCGGAGACCGCGCGGGTGGCGGTGCGCAACGTCCGGCGCGACGCCATCGAGCACATCCGCCGCATGGAGCGCGAGGAGCACATGAGCGAGGACGAGGCCCGGCGCCTGATGGACGAGGTCCAGAAGATGACCGACCACTGGATCGCGGAGATCGACGCGGCGCTGAAGGCCAAGGAAGAAGAGATCATGCAGGTCTGA
- the pyrH gene encoding uridylate kinase, with product MSEPRYRRVLLKLSGEALMGEKGYGIDPGTLKRIAGEMKEALALGIELCVVVGGGNIFRGMKAAEAGLDRASADYMGMLATVMNALAIQSALERLGVHTRVQSAIPMSQICEPYIRRRAIRHMEKGRVVIFAAGTGNPFFTTDTAAALRAAEMGCDVLVKATNVDGVYSADPKTDPSARRFERLSYMQVLRADLKVMDASAISLCRENRIPILVFSIREEGALPAVLAGGGRATLISGEESGDGQKLAAGG from the coding sequence ATGAGCGAGCCCCGCTACCGACGCGTGCTGCTGAAGCTCTCCGGCGAGGCCCTGATGGGGGAGAAGGGCTACGGCATCGATCCCGGGACCCTGAAGCGGATCGCCGGCGAGATGAAGGAGGCGCTCGCGCTCGGCATCGAGCTGTGCGTGGTGGTCGGCGGCGGCAACATCTTCCGCGGCATGAAGGCGGCGGAGGCCGGGCTGGACCGGGCGTCCGCGGACTACATGGGCATGCTCGCCACCGTCATGAACGCGCTCGCGATCCAGAGCGCGCTCGAGCGGCTCGGCGTTCACACCCGCGTCCAGAGCGCCATCCCCATGTCGCAGATCTGCGAGCCCTACATCCGCCGCCGCGCGATCCGGCACATGGAAAAGGGGCGGGTCGTGATCTTCGCCGCCGGCACCGGCAATCCCTTCTTCACCACGGATACGGCGGCGGCGCTTCGGGCGGCGGAGATGGGCTGCGACGTGCTGGTCAAGGCCACCAATGTGGACGGCGTGTATTCGGCGGATCCCAAAACGGATCCGTCCGCGCGCCGTTTCGAGCGGCTGTCCTACATGCAGGTGCTGCGCGCCGATCTGAAGGTCATGGACGCCTCCGCCATCTCGCTGTGCCGCGAGAACCGCATCCCGATCCTCGTCTTCTCCATCCGCGAGGAGGGTGCGCTTCCGGCGGTGCTGGCGGGCGGTGGCCGCGCGACGCTGATCTCGGGTGAGGAATCCGGTGACGGACAGAAGCTGGCAGCGGGAGGGTGA